The genomic window AACTTCTGGCATAATTCAGATAGAGTGATTGACATAGAATCATGAATGCACTAGCAGTCAAGCTAATAAATAAACTCAAATACACTGGACTAGAAAAGTCTTATTCTGAGGCCTAGGAAGAATGTTAGTAATAGCAAACCAATCTGGTATACTGTTGGCAAGACTGAAGGTAGTAAATGGCTATTGGTTAGGCAATCAGCAGCCTAAAAACTGGCTATAGGGTCTGGTGAAACAGGATTTCTGGCTGGATCAAAACACTTTAGATTATTAGGGAGTTGTTTTTTAAGAGAAAGCATTTTGAGCCTATATAGATTTGCAGTTTATTTTTCCCAACACCACATCTCTACATCAGAGTATTTCAAAAGCATGGTCAGCCCTCAAACTGTAGgctttttgaaaataagaatgtCACTTAAGTTCTGTCCTTATGAGAAATCATAAATCAGTCAGAGGCTGCTAAAGAAAAATCAAGAGTTGCCTCTAAACAGTTAAGTCAGGTGATCTATAGCAAGgttatttttcattaaatgaaTCTGAAGTTTTGAGCAGACCAACAAAAGTGAAATGGAAGCcttatttttgctttgtaaagTAATATGTCTTTGTTTAAGTTAAATAACAGAATTACTCATTGATAAGTAGTTATTACTTGTATTCTAAAATTTACTGCTTTTGTGGTTAGGTCATTGAATTGGATATTTCTCAGTCATGGTTTAATCAGGTGTTCACTAAAGACTATATCTGAGAGGCTTATTTGGTGATAATGATCTAAGACCTATTTATTGCCTGTGAGTCAGCTGAAGGCAATTCTTATCATTAGGAAAATGTCAGATAACCACATTGGAGTCACCATGCCTACCCTGGTGAAATCTTAATTTCAGAGATGCACTAAGGCATTTTATGTAGTGTTATGCAGAGTTCATTCAAATTTGTTTGTTGTTGaatcaaagagggagagagagaaaaattggtATTTCTTGAACTCTGCCAGGGGCATTACCTTTTTTGTCTTCTTAGTTTATTCCTTACAACTCTGTTCAAATCAATACCCCATTTTATAAATCGGAGATGTGAATACCATAATCGTTAAATGACTTGCTTAAATTTTTACCAGTAGCAAGTGGTGGAAGCAGTCATTCTAAATCATGATGTGATGATGTGATGATTAAGTGGATCTGCttgtacatttatttaaaagcatcCTGAATATTCAAACACAAGACAGTTATCTGTTGCTGAACATTATTTTATTAGCTTAATAATTTGGGCCTGCCCTTAGCATTAATAAGCTTCAGCACTAGTCACAAGATTTTCATTCACTGATGGggaacttttctctttttaaaaaaatgcagttagAGAAAGGGCATCTACTTCTTGGGGGCTGCAGTGACAGCAGGCTTCTCTTCACGGGTTATGGGAATGGTGCGCTCTGGGCCAGGGGCTTGCTTCCTTGGTCCATTCACAGTGAGGACCCCATCAGATGACAGGGATGAAGTAATGGTGAGAGGGTCCACATCAGCTGGGATCCGGTATTTCCTGTGGAACTCCCTGGAGATGAAACCATGTTCATCCTAATccaagaaaagaggaaagaggcagagatataAGAACAAGAAATAATCCCACTTGCTTATAACTCCGACATCCCCATTACCCTTACGTGTGTCTAAAGGCCACTGACaacatgagaaaaaataaagggcAGTTCATTTCAGGTTTTGGGCAAAGATGAAGTTGCCCAGGTGGTAACTTCTACCCATAAGAGTGTGAGGAGTCTGAAACAGACCAGAACTTTAACCCTGAAGCATAGATGTGTaaggatatttttcaaaagtttggCTGAGCCTATAGGATTTGGAATCTTGTCCTGGCAACTGAGTCCCTGAAGGAGCCCAGAAATTGTCCTGACCCTTCAACAATTCCCAGAATGTTCCAGACTAATAAGATTGCtcctaaggggaaaaaaaaagtgacttcatCCATTCAGGGAGACTGTGACCCAAACTTAAGTCATATGAGCAAAACTGAAACAACCTGATTGTATTAAGCTAAATTGTATTAGTTGATGCAGAAGCCTTGGATTATCACTAATTGTTGAGAAATGATATTAAACCTGTTCAAAGACATGAGAATATGTTCCATTCATCAGAATTTCGTAAAAGTAACTGACCCTGACCTGTATGCCTGCCCAATCTCCAGCATTTTTCCAAAAAGGCTCTCAATTTAACTGATTTCCACATGGACTACGAGAGATTGGGAACCAAGTACAACTTTGAAACATCAGAAAACCAAGTAGTGTAGCATTAAGATAGCCTGAAGAGAAGTGGACCATCTAAAAGAAAAGTTATGGATTCAAGTGCCTTCAGGGTATATGTAGCTAATGTAATTACATAAAGCAACTTGTTGTCTGACAAAACTACTTAGATGAGTGCCCTTCAGCTTGACTGTAGATTACAATCGTCtttagaagtgaaaaaaaaaaaatggtattgcCTACATCCTatctctaaaaatttttatttaatcgTTCAGGGCATAGCTGAGAATTTGGATTTGTGAACATTCTCCTAGTGATTCTAATGTGGCCAAGGTTGAGAATCACTGGCTTAAATGGGGAGCAAACATCCAATTTATCCCATCTAAGCCaatcaaatcaaaacaaacaatcatGGTCCCTGCTTTGGCCAACAACAGCAATAATAATAACAGCTCAGTCCCTAATTTAGTTTCTAGCCATTGATTTGCTATCCCTGATTCAGAGGCTCATTTTTTTGGGACAGGAATGTCGCCAGCCTCAAAAGCTGATGGCAGTGTCTGGCATCATTCAGTAGACAACATGCACTGAATGAATGAGCAGAAGGAAAAGCAGGCTACATACCTGGCGCTCTTCATGTTTGCCGTGCACCTCAATCACATCACCCAACACTTTGACCTTGAGCTCCTCTGGGGAGAAGTGCTTCACATCCAGGTTGACAGAGAACCTGTCCTTCTCCAGGCGCATCTAGAAATAGCAAGATgagggaagggggaggtgggagaaaaGGTGACAGGCATGTTGATTACACTGGTACAGTATCGTCATTTTGTAGACTTGCTTTCTATACAGCTATTTTATCCTCCTCTTTTCTGCTAAATATACCACAGTGGTACCCAAGGCATGCCTATCAGTCATCAATTCCAAACTTTATTTATAAGGAAAGATCACCCAGGGAACCAATCACAAGATGGGTCTGGGCATGGCTTCTGCTGCCTCTTTGACCCCAATGCCTTGCTTTGTCATTTGTCTATGAGACAAAGGCCCCTTCTTCTTGCTCAGTTCTCTGCCAAGTGTCCCACCCATACAATCTGGAATGTTCTGCTTGCCCTTCCAAAGCCCTTGCCCACTCAGCTCCTGTTTACCCACACTCGAATATTTTTAAACCGCAGTGTTATCTTTGACAGTGCCTGTCAACCTTATCTAGTCACCGCATTCTCCCACCCTCTTAGGACAAGCGAGAGGGTCCTAAGACTGGTCCTATTCTTCCCTCATAAGGCTTGGACCCAGGCCAGTGCTCTGTCAGAACCCCAAGGAACTTGGAAAATCATACAAGAGGGAACAGATCTCAAATCTGCGTATATTAactgcatgaagttgtattcgtttaataaaacaaaaataaataaataaaaagagggaatggaaaggaaaaaatagtgGTTGTTGTTGCCAGTTCCCCCTAGTGAGGATGAAAAGCTCAGGATGAGGTAGGACTCTGAAACTTGAGATGATAAAGTCTCTCAGGAGTACAAACTATTATTAGAAGAGGTGAGCAAAGCGTTAGAAGGCAGTTCCCTTCTCTTCAAATCTTTCTGAACCAAACCAGGAACGGGTATCTTGCTTAGAAGTTAGAGGAGAGAGCATCAGGGATGCACAGCTCAGGGGAAAATGTAGTAAGATACAGAGAAGTATCAAACAGAAACAGGTgcccagaggagggaggcagtAACCTCATTTTTCTTCACTTATGGACACACATGAGCCTAAAGTGGTTTTTAggcaaggaaggaaaggaaaatgaatagGGGAGTTTCAAGGAGGTTTCAAGCAGAGGAGACTCACCTCTGAGAGTCCAGTGTCAATCCAGCTGGGTGCCCGCAGGAATGAGGGTGGCCGAAGATAGAAGGGGCTCAGGGAAGTAGAAGTTGGGAAGAGATCAGACTCCAACAGGTGCTCTCCGAAGAACTGGTCAAAGAGGCGGCTGGGCGagtgaaaaggaaagaaggggcgGCGGATCCAGGGGTGGTGGATAGCGATGTCCATGGTGGCTAGGTGAGTGTCGGGGGTCAGCTGGCGGGTCAGCTCCTTCAGCCGCAGCTACAGCCAGCCCCTTATATATGCAGTCTTCTGAAGCTTCTGGAATGGTGATGTCAGGGGTTTTATTATCCTAGCTCACCGCTGGTTCATGGAGACTTGTGATCGGGGATTTGGCAGTGTGACACATACCCAGTACTCACTGAGCtaagaaaagagaaacacaaacacGTCTGAGCTGGCCAGTGACTTGCCATGGTCTTGTTTCACTGGCTTTCCGTCCACACCCAAAGGCACCCACCCCCTTCCCCTGTTCTCTGAAGCTGGGACACAGTCAGGAATCCCAAGCAGGCGCGTGgtgtgcccctcctcctcctctccagtcTTGCATGCCAGGGGCATC from Oryctolagus cuniculus chromosome 1, mOryCun1.1, whole genome shotgun sequence includes these protein-coding regions:
- the CRYAB gene encoding alpha-crystallin B chain isoform X1, whose product is MDIAIHHPWIRRPFFPFHSPSRLFDQFFGEHLLESDLFPTSTSLSPFYLRPPSFLRAPSWIDTGLSEMRLEKDRFSVNLDVKHFSPEELKVKVLGDVIEVHGKHEERQDEHGFISREFHRKYRIPADVDPLTITSSLSSDGVLTVNGPRKQAPGPERTIPITREEKPAVTAAPKK